A stretch of the Alosa alosa isolate M-15738 ecotype Scorff River chromosome 16, AALO_Geno_1.1, whole genome shotgun sequence genome encodes the following:
- the mrpl15 gene encoding 39S ribosomal protein L15, mitochondrial, giving the protein MSVSKTTGGKSLDILKNLPRITLANLRPNPGAKKEERRRGRGAHGGDKSGRGHTGERQRGNRPRLGFEGGQTPFYLAIPKYSYNEGHSQRPQYPPLTLRRLQYLIDLGRVDTSQPIDLTQLVNCRGVTIQPLKRHYGINLVEEGADQFCTKVNIEVQIASEGAISAIERNGGVITTSYYDPRSLSVLIKPVPFFMTGQPIPRRMLPGEDQLKYYMDPSNRGYLADPEQVQEARVALAQKYGYVLPDISKDELYNMLAMRKGPRQIFFGLSPGWLVNMAEKKILKPRDEKLLQYYNAQ; this is encoded by the exons ATGTCTGTGTCCAAGACGACTGGTGGAAAGTCTTTGGATATTTTGAAGAATCTTCCTCGAATTACACTTGCAAATTTGCGTCCAAACCCCGGTGCCAAAAAAGAA GAGAGGAGGCGAGGTAGAGGTGCCCATGGTGGTGACAAAAGTGGTCGAGGTCACACGGGAGAGAGACAGCGGGGGAATCGCCCACGTCTTGGCTTTGAGGGAGGACAGACTCCCTTTTACTTGGCCATTCCAAAATACTCTTACAATGAAGGACACAG TCAGCGTCCCCAGTACCCTCCACTGACGCTGCGCAGACTGCAGTATCTAATTGATCTGGGTCGAGTGGATACCTCCCAGCCCATTGATCTGACACAGTTGGTCAACTGCAGAGGAGTTACCATCCAGCCACTGAAGAGACACTATGGCATCAATCTTGTCGAGGAG GGGGCTGACCAGTTCTGTACCAAAGTAAATATTGAGGTCCAGATTGCATCTGAAGGAGCTATATCTGCCATCGAGAGGAATGGTGGCGTCATCACAACAAGCTACTATGACCCTAGGAGCCTGT CCGTCCTCATAAAGCCTGTGCCATTCTTCATGACCGGCCAGCCCATCCCCAGACGCATGCTACCAGGAGAGGACCAGTTGAAGTACTACATGGACCCCAGTAACCGTGGTTACCTGGCTGACCCTGAGCAGGTCCAGGAGGCTCGCGTGGCCCTGGCGCAGAAATACGGTTACGTTCTTCCGGACATTTCCAAAGATGAATTGTATAACATGTTGGCCATGAGAAAAGGGCCGCGGCAGATTTTCTTTGGCCTGTCACCTGGGTGGCTGGTCAACATGGCAGAGAAGAAAATCCTTAAACCAAGAGATGAAAAGTTGCTACAATATTACAATGCTCAGTAG